A window of the Streptomyces sp. Ag109_O5-10 genome harbors these coding sequences:
- a CDS encoding PQQ-dependent sugar dehydrogenase produces MNIRRVLPYGVAAALALPLAGLGQGTALAATDYQAEDAQISQGTVATNHTGYTGTGFVDYTNVKGSYVEFTVSAASAGTSALTLRYANGTSTDRPMDISVGGTVVASAVSFPATADWNTWVTKTVNVPLTAGTDKIRATATTANGGPNLDRVSLDAAADTQAPTRPGQPSCSDIGEDSLTLAWGAATDNVGVSAYDIYEHGNKISEAPGSSTSKALTGLTPNTDYNLTVIARDAAGNTSPASPVVDCTTRPSSDTTPPSKPGTLSASNVTANSADLKWGASTDDKAVVAYDVRSDTTVYDTVTSGTSTTLTGLACNSPYSLNVVARDAAGNVSEAGNTVTFTTKACATDGGVPSSIATLSSGWTIPWGTYWMPDGKTALVTERDDFKVWKVTKDGTRTQVGTVPNAVTTNGEGGLLGVAVDPKWDTNHYVYFMHTADEGNRVVRMTYDGTRLSDYKILLQGIKKNRYHNGGRLLFGPDGYLYVSTGEAQTPDLAQDKNSLNGKILRMTTDGKPAPGNPFGNYVYSLGHRNPQGLAFDRNGRLWEAEFGNSSKDELNLIKPGANYGWPTCEGTCSVAGMTNPKATWNVSEASPSGIAIVRNVVYMASLRGERLWRIPINGDNESVGTPTAYYVGTYGRLRTVTKVPGADQLWLSTTNCDNNGNEPDGSDKIFRVSIS; encoded by the coding sequence GTGAACATCAGAAGAGTTCTGCCGTACGGCGTCGCGGCGGCCCTGGCGCTGCCGCTCGCCGGACTCGGCCAGGGCACCGCCCTGGCCGCCACCGACTACCAGGCCGAGGACGCCCAGATCTCGCAGGGCACCGTGGCCACCAACCACACCGGTTACACCGGAACCGGCTTCGTCGACTACACCAACGTCAAGGGCTCCTACGTGGAGTTCACGGTGAGCGCGGCCTCCGCCGGCACCTCCGCCCTCACCCTGCGCTACGCCAACGGGACCTCCACCGACCGGCCGATGGACATCTCCGTGGGCGGCACGGTCGTCGCCTCCGCGGTGTCCTTCCCGGCCACCGCCGACTGGAACACCTGGGTCACCAAGACCGTCAACGTCCCGCTGACCGCGGGCACCGACAAGATCCGGGCGACCGCCACCACCGCCAACGGGGGCCCCAACCTCGACCGGGTCAGCCTCGACGCGGCCGCCGACACCCAGGCCCCGACCCGTCCCGGACAGCCCAGCTGCTCGGACATCGGCGAGGACTCCCTCACCCTGGCCTGGGGGGCGGCCACGGACAACGTGGGGGTGAGCGCGTACGACATCTACGAGCACGGCAACAAGATCAGTGAGGCGCCGGGGAGTTCGACCTCCAAGGCGCTGACCGGGCTCACCCCGAACACCGACTACAACCTCACGGTGATCGCCCGCGACGCGGCGGGCAACACCTCGCCCGCCAGCCCGGTCGTCGACTGCACCACCAGGCCCAGCTCCGACACCACCCCGCCGAGCAAGCCGGGCACGCTGTCCGCGAGCAATGTCACCGCCAACAGCGCCGACCTCAAGTGGGGTGCCTCGACCGACGACAAGGCGGTCGTCGCCTACGACGTCCGCAGCGACACCACCGTCTACGACACGGTCACCAGCGGCACGTCGACCACGCTCACCGGGCTCGCCTGCAACAGCCCCTACAGCCTGAACGTCGTGGCCCGGGACGCGGCCGGCAACGTCTCCGAGGCCGGCAACACCGTCACCTTCACCACGAAGGCGTGCGCGACCGACGGCGGCGTCCCGTCCTCCATCGCGACGCTCTCCAGCGGCTGGACCATCCCCTGGGGCACCTACTGGATGCCCGACGGCAAGACCGCCCTGGTCACCGAGCGGGACGACTTCAAGGTCTGGAAGGTGACCAAGGACGGCACGAGGACGCAGGTCGGCACCGTCCCGAACGCCGTCACCACCAACGGGGAGGGCGGACTGCTCGGCGTCGCCGTCGACCCCAAGTGGGACACCAACCACTACGTCTACTTCATGCACACCGCGGACGAGGGCAACCGGGTCGTGCGCATGACCTACGACGGCACCAGGCTCAGCGACTACAAGATCCTCCTCCAGGGCATCAAGAAGAACCGCTACCACAACGGCGGACGGCTCCTCTTCGGCCCCGACGGCTACCTCTACGTCTCCACCGGGGAGGCCCAGACACCCGACCTCGCCCAGGACAAGAACTCCCTCAACGGCAAGATCCTGCGCATGACGACCGACGGGAAACCGGCCCCCGGCAACCCCTTCGGCAACTACGTCTACAGCCTCGGCCACCGCAACCCGCAGGGCCTCGCCTTCGACCGCAACGGGCGGCTGTGGGAGGCCGAGTTCGGCAACAGCTCCAAGGACGAGCTCAACCTCATCAAGCCGGGCGCCAACTACGGCTGGCCGACCTGTGAGGGCACCTGCTCGGTCGCCGGGATGACCAACCCCAAGGCCACCTGGAACGTCTCCGAGGCATCCCCGAGCGGCATCGCCATCGTCCGCAACGTCGTCTACATGGCGTCCCTGCGCGGCGAACGGCTGTGGCGGATCCCGATCAACGGCGACAACGAGAGCGTGGGCACGCCGACCGCGTACTACGTGGGAACCTACGGCCGGCTGCGGACCGTGACCAAGGTGCCGGGCGCCGACCAGCTGTGGCTGTCCACCACCAACTGCGACAACAACGGCAACGAGCCGGACGGATCCGACAAGATCTTCCGGGTCAGCATCAGCTGA
- a CDS encoding long-chain fatty acid--CoA ligase, with translation MREFTNPPLVSAPPVGGLADSVFEHARTDPLHIALGRKDELGQWRDVTAAEFRDEVLALAKGLLARGIRFGDRVAIMSRTRYEWTLFDFALWTIGAQVVPVYPTSSAEQCFWMLYDAECTAAIVEHEDHAMTIATVIDRLPQLRQLWQLDEGAVQELYDAGAHLDDEVVHRHRQAVTPESVATIIYTSGTTGRPKGCVLSHGNFMYEADTVVARWESVFRAKKGEEVSTLLFLPLAHVFGRMVEVAAIRHGVRFGHQPQLHAAALLPDLAAFRPTFILAVPYIFEKVFNAARRKAEKEGKGGPFEKAVEVAVKYADAVEAKAWGTGPGPSASLRMQHQIFDKLVYGKVRAAMGGRIRNAMSGGSAMDRRLGLFFAGAGVQIYEGYGLTESTAAATANPPERTRYGTVGQAVPGSTVHIADDGEVWLHGGHVFQGYLNNQKATDATLHDGWLATGDLGSLDEDGYLTITGRKKEILVTSGGKSVSPGVLEERVRDHPLINQCIVVGNDRPYIAALVTLDTEAVEHWLQMRGKPQMSAAQLVRDADLETEVRRAVVAANTLVSQAESIRTFRILAQPFTEEHGLLTPSLKLKRKAIENAYANEVEALYRA, from the coding sequence TTGCGCGAGTTCACCAACCCGCCGCTGGTGTCGGCGCCGCCGGTCGGCGGTCTGGCCGACAGCGTGTTCGAGCATGCCCGGACGGACCCGCTGCACATCGCGCTGGGCCGCAAGGACGAGCTCGGCCAGTGGCGCGACGTGACCGCCGCCGAGTTCCGCGACGAGGTCCTCGCCCTCGCCAAGGGACTCCTCGCCCGGGGCATCCGGTTCGGCGACCGGGTCGCGATCATGTCCCGCACCCGCTACGAGTGGACGCTGTTCGACTTCGCGCTGTGGACCATCGGCGCCCAGGTGGTGCCGGTCTACCCGACCTCGTCGGCGGAGCAGTGCTTCTGGATGCTGTACGACGCCGAGTGCACGGCGGCGATCGTGGAGCACGAGGACCACGCGATGACGATCGCCACCGTCATCGACCGGCTGCCGCAACTGCGCCAGCTGTGGCAGCTCGACGAGGGCGCGGTGCAGGAGCTGTATGACGCCGGCGCGCACCTGGACGACGAGGTGGTGCACCGGCACCGGCAGGCGGTGACGCCCGAATCGGTGGCCACGATCATCTACACCTCGGGCACCACGGGCCGCCCGAAGGGCTGTGTCCTGTCGCACGGCAACTTCATGTACGAGGCGGACACGGTCGTGGCCCGCTGGGAGTCGGTGTTCCGCGCGAAGAAGGGCGAGGAGGTCTCCACCCTGCTCTTCCTGCCGCTCGCGCACGTCTTCGGGCGCATGGTGGAGGTGGCGGCGATCCGGCACGGGGTCCGCTTCGGCCATCAGCCGCAGCTGCACGCGGCGGCGCTGCTGCCCGACCTGGCCGCGTTCCGGCCTACGTTCATCCTGGCCGTGCCGTACATCTTCGAGAAGGTGTTCAACGCGGCGCGGCGCAAGGCGGAGAAGGAGGGCAAGGGCGGGCCGTTCGAGAAGGCGGTCGAGGTCGCGGTGAAGTACGCGGACGCCGTCGAGGCGAAGGCCTGGGGCACCGGGCCCGGCCCGTCGGCGTCGCTGCGCATGCAGCACCAGATCTTCGACAAGCTCGTCTACGGCAAGGTGCGGGCGGCGATGGGCGGCAGGATCCGCAACGCCATGTCCGGCGGCTCGGCGATGGACCGCCGGCTCGGCCTGTTCTTCGCCGGCGCGGGTGTGCAGATCTACGAGGGCTACGGCCTGACGGAGTCGACGGCGGCCGCCACCGCCAACCCGCCCGAGCGCACCCGGTACGGCACGGTCGGGCAGGCCGTCCCGGGCTCTACCGTGCACATCGCGGACGACGGGGAGGTCTGGCTGCACGGCGGCCATGTCTTCCAGGGCTACCTGAACAACCAGAAGGCCACCGACGCCACCCTGCACGACGGCTGGCTGGCCACCGGCGACCTGGGCTCCCTGGACGAGGACGGCTACCTGACGATCACCGGCCGCAAGAAGGAGATCCTGGTGACCTCCGGCGGCAAGAGCGTCTCCCCCGGCGTCCTGGAGGAGCGGGTCCGCGACCATCCGCTGATCAACCAGTGCATCGTCGTCGGCAACGACCGCCCCTACATCGCCGCCCTGGTCACCCTGGACACCGAGGCGGTCGAGCACTGGCTGCAGATGCGCGGCAAGCCCCAGATGTCCGCGGCCCAGCTGGTGCGGGACGCCGACCTGGAGACCGAGGTGCGGCGCGCGGTGGTGGCCGCCAACACCCTGGTCTCGCAGGCCGAGTCGATCCGTACGTTCCGTATCCTCGCCCAGCCGTTCACCGAGGAACACGGCTTGCTGACCCCGTCGTTGAAGCTCAAGCGCAAGGCGATCGAGAACGCCTACGCCAACGAGGTCGAGGCCCTGTACCGGGCCTGA
- a CDS encoding LysR family transcriptional regulator, translated as MDLDLRKVRYFAAVAELLHFGRAAERLHIAQPVLSRQIRALEKDLGAELFVRDSHGVTLTDAGRQLLEDARQLLAVADGTRRRVAQAARGRRRLVVGFRAGVVVTEALRAFTAHHPDVEVRALRVEWDDQEQLILDGTVDIAYVRLPVRGEGLDVRALYSEPRVAMLPDRHRLAGKQEISLSDLDGEQWLRYNDPRPGDLPLRTIEEKFECVAAGTAITMVPRSAAEQYSRPDIVYVPVVDAEPDRVLLAWAAGRRSALVAAFAEAAADVGAPRSG; from the coding sequence ATGGACCTGGATCTGCGCAAGGTCCGCTACTTCGCGGCGGTCGCCGAACTCCTCCACTTCGGCCGGGCGGCGGAGCGGCTGCACATCGCCCAGCCCGTGCTGAGCCGTCAGATCCGCGCCCTGGAGAAGGACTTGGGGGCCGAGCTGTTCGTACGGGACAGCCACGGTGTGACCCTGACCGACGCGGGGCGCCAACTCCTGGAAGACGCACGGCAGCTGCTGGCCGTCGCCGACGGAACCCGGCGCCGGGTCGCGCAGGCCGCGCGGGGCCGGCGCCGCCTCGTCGTCGGCTTCCGGGCCGGTGTCGTGGTCACCGAGGCACTGCGGGCCTTCACCGCGCACCACCCGGACGTCGAGGTGCGCGCCCTCCGGGTCGAATGGGACGACCAGGAGCAGCTGATCCTCGACGGCACCGTCGACATCGCCTACGTACGGCTCCCGGTCCGGGGGGAGGGTCTCGACGTGCGGGCCCTGTACAGCGAGCCCCGCGTCGCCATGCTCCCGGACCGGCACCGGCTCGCCGGGAAGCAGGAGATCTCCCTCTCCGACCTCGACGGCGAGCAGTGGCTGCGCTACAACGACCCCCGGCCCGGCGACCTGCCGCTGCGCACCATCGAGGAGAAGTTCGAGTGCGTGGCCGCCGGCACCGCCATCACGATGGTGCCGCGCTCGGCCGCCGAGCAGTACTCCCGCCCGGACATCGTCTACGTCCCGGTCGTCGACGCCGAACCCGACCGGGTGCTGCTGGCCTGGGCGGCCGGCCGCCGCTCGGCGCTGGTCGCCGCCTTCGCCGAGGCAGCGGCGGACGTCGGGGCGCCCCGCTCCGGCTGA
- a CDS encoding bile acid:sodium symporter family protein, translated as MKRLSWPSWMPIDPYVLLLLGTVCLAALLPARDTAADVASGASTAAIAFLFFLYGARLSTREAVDGLRHWRLHVTVLVCTFVIFPVLGMAARGLVPVLLTHPLYQGFLFLTLVPSTIQSSIAFTSIARGNVPAAICAGSFSSLIGIVLTPLLAAALLGNSGGGFSADSIVKIVLQLLVPFVAGQLLRRWIGAFIARHKRILGLVDRGSILLVVYTAFSEGMVRGIWHQVSVVRLAGLLAVEAVLLAVMLLLTWYGARALGFGRGDRIAIQFAGSKKSLASGLPMASVLFGAHASLAVLPLMLFHQMQLMVCAVIAKRRAHDPEAQEEAETPAAPAAESRPAVGTGPLRR; from the coding sequence GTGAAACGCCTCAGCTGGCCCAGTTGGATGCCGATCGACCCGTACGTCCTGCTGTTGCTCGGGACGGTGTGCCTCGCCGCGCTCCTTCCGGCCCGGGACACGGCCGCCGACGTGGCCTCAGGCGCCTCCACGGCCGCGATCGCCTTTCTCTTCTTCCTCTACGGGGCCCGCCTGTCCACCCGCGAGGCCGTCGACGGGCTGCGGCACTGGCGGCTCCACGTCACGGTCCTGGTCTGTACCTTCGTGATCTTCCCGGTGCTCGGCATGGCGGCCCGCGGGCTCGTGCCGGTCCTGCTCACCCATCCGCTCTACCAGGGCTTCCTCTTCCTGACCCTGGTGCCCTCCACCATCCAGTCGTCCATCGCCTTCACCTCCATCGCCCGCGGCAACGTGCCCGCCGCGATCTGCGCGGGGTCCTTCTCCTCGCTGATCGGCATCGTCCTCACACCGTTGCTCGCCGCCGCGCTGCTCGGCAACAGCGGGGGCGGGTTCTCCGCCGACTCGATCGTGAAGATCGTGCTCCAGCTGCTGGTGCCGTTCGTCGCCGGGCAGCTGCTGCGCCGGTGGATCGGGGCCTTCATCGCCCGGCACAAGAGGATCCTCGGCCTCGTCGACCGGGGCTCCATCCTGCTCGTCGTCTACACCGCGTTCAGCGAAGGCATGGTCCGGGGCATCTGGCACCAGGTCAGCGTGGTCCGGCTGGCCGGGCTCCTCGCCGTCGAGGCCGTGCTGCTCGCCGTGATGCTCCTGCTGACCTGGTACGGCGCCAGGGCGCTCGGCTTCGGGCGCGGGGACCGCATCGCCATCCAGTTCGCCGGGTCGAAGAAGTCCCTCGCCTCCGGGCTGCCCATGGCCAGCGTCCTGTTCGGCGCGCACGCCTCGCTGGCCGTGCTGCCGCTGATGCTCTTCCACCAGATGCAGCTCATGGTCTGCGCGGTCATCGCCAAGCGCCGTGCCCACGACCCCGAGGCCCAGGAGGAGGCCGAGACCCCGGCCGCCCCGGCGGCGGAGTCGCGGCCCGCGGTCGGCACGGGCCCGCTCCGCCGCTGA
- the fdhD gene encoding formate dehydrogenase accessory sulfurtransferase FdhD, with translation MGRVTERRKVIRIRDGAVSARPDTLVAEEPLEIRLNGKPLAITMRTPGDDFALAAGFLVSEGVLAAAADLQNIVYCAGATVDGSNTYNVVDVRTTPGVRLPDFTLERNVYTSSSCGLCGKASLDAVRTTARWPIADTPPVRVEPELLASLPDRLRASQRVFDRTGGLHAAALFAEDGELLDIREDVGRHNAVDKLVGRALQNGGLPLSRAILLVSGRASFELAQKAVMAGIPMLAAVSAPSSLAVDLALETGLTLVGFLRGSNMNVYAGEDRIALRAAAAQG, from the coding sequence ATGGGACGAGTCACGGAACGACGCAAGGTCATCCGCATCCGCGACGGAGCGGTCTCCGCCCGGCCGGACACGCTCGTCGCCGAGGAACCGCTGGAGATCAGACTCAACGGGAAACCGCTCGCCATCACCATGCGCACGCCCGGCGACGACTTCGCGCTGGCGGCCGGGTTCCTGGTGAGCGAGGGGGTACTGGCGGCCGCCGCCGACCTGCAGAACATCGTGTACTGCGCGGGCGCCACGGTGGACGGTTCCAACACCTACAACGTCGTCGACGTCCGGACCACGCCGGGCGTCCGGCTCCCCGACTTCACCCTGGAACGGAACGTCTACACGTCCTCGTCCTGCGGGCTGTGCGGCAAGGCCAGCCTGGACGCGGTGCGTACGACGGCCCGCTGGCCGATCGCCGACACTCCCCCGGTCCGGGTGGAGCCCGAGCTGCTCGCGAGCCTCCCCGACCGGCTCCGCGCGTCGCAACGGGTCTTCGACCGGACCGGGGGGCTGCACGCGGCGGCCCTGTTCGCGGAGGACGGCGAGCTGCTGGACATCCGTGAGGACGTGGGCCGGCACAACGCGGTGGACAAGCTGGTCGGCCGGGCCCTGCAGAACGGCGGCCTGCCGCTGTCCCGGGCGATCCTGCTCGTCTCCGGGCGGGCCTCCTTCGAGCTGGCGCAGAAGGCCGTGATGGCGGGCATCCCGATGCTCGCGGCCGTCTCGGCGCCGTCCTCGCTGGCGGTGGACCTGGCATTGGAGACCGGGCTGACCCTGGTCGGTTTCCTGCGCGGCAGCAACATGAACGTGTACGCGGGCGAGGACCGCATCGCCCTGCGGGCCGCGGCCGCCCAGGGCTGA
- a CDS encoding SDR family oxidoreductase, which yields MGLQGQRVVVIGGTSGIGRAVAEGAAREGARVVVASRRQESVDATLKVLPEGAEGQVLDATDEDAVRAFFTRIGAYDHLVYTAGDSILLEPMAGTDIATARGFLDTRLWGAYAAVKHGSGSIRPGGSVVLTTGTAGQRPLSGSSVASALCGAMESLTRALAVELAPVRVNVVSPGVVRTELWRELPEAVREELFRSSAESLPVGRMGEPADVAEAYLYLMRGGYSTGSVVVVDGGGTLV from the coding sequence ATGGGTCTGCAGGGACAGCGTGTCGTCGTCATCGGGGGTACGTCGGGCATCGGCCGCGCGGTCGCCGAGGGCGCGGCACGGGAGGGCGCGCGGGTGGTCGTCGCCTCGCGGCGGCAGGAGAGTGTCGATGCGACGCTGAAGGTGCTGCCGGAGGGCGCCGAGGGGCAGGTCCTCGACGCCACGGACGAGGACGCCGTGCGCGCCTTCTTCACGCGGATCGGGGCGTACGACCACCTGGTGTACACGGCCGGTGACTCGATCCTGCTGGAGCCGATGGCCGGGACGGACATCGCGACGGCCCGGGGCTTTCTGGACACCCGGCTGTGGGGTGCCTACGCGGCGGTGAAGCACGGCAGCGGGTCGATCCGGCCGGGCGGGTCCGTGGTGCTGACCACGGGGACCGCGGGGCAGCGGCCGCTGTCCGGATCGAGCGTCGCGTCGGCACTGTGCGGGGCGATGGAGTCGCTGACCCGGGCGCTGGCCGTGGAGCTGGCGCCGGTGCGGGTCAACGTGGTCTCGCCGGGGGTGGTGCGGACCGAGCTGTGGCGGGAGCTGCCGGAGGCGGTCCGGGAGGAGCTGTTCCGGTCGTCCGCCGAGTCGCTGCCGGTGGGGCGGATGGGCGAGCCGGCGGATGTGGCGGAGGCGTACCTGTACCTGATGCGTGGGGGGTACAGCACCGGGTCGGTGGTGGTCGTGGACGGGGGCGGGACGCTGGTCTGA
- a CDS encoding isochorismatase family protein, protein MTAPLALDPARTALVLVDLMDRIVALPLEPRKGTDVLHTAEELAHTFRAAGAPVVLIRVERPSLAEQPPGSGLVAGLRKEGDLEIVKRTIGGFQGTELDARLRALGVTRLVFGGIATNLGVESTARAAADLGYDLVFVEDAMAALTGPEHEASVRLDFPRLGTVVTAADLGLTPS, encoded by the coding sequence ATGACCGCACCCCTGGCGCTCGATCCGGCGCGCACGGCCCTCGTCCTCGTCGACCTGATGGACCGCATCGTCGCGCTGCCCCTGGAGCCCCGCAAGGGCACCGACGTCCTGCACACCGCCGAGGAACTGGCCCACACCTTCCGCGCCGCAGGCGCGCCCGTGGTGCTGATCCGCGTAGAACGGCCCTCGCTCGCCGAGCAGCCGCCGGGCAGCGGACTCGTCGCCGGGCTGAGGAAGGAAGGGGACCTGGAGATCGTCAAGCGGACGATCGGCGGCTTCCAGGGCACGGAACTCGACGCCCGGCTCCGCGCGCTCGGCGTCACCCGGCTGGTGTTCGGCGGCATCGCCACCAACCTCGGCGTCGAGTCCACCGCCCGCGCCGCCGCCGACCTCGGCTACGACCTGGTCTTCGTCGAGGACGCCATGGCCGCGCTCACCGGCCCCGAGCACGAGGCGTCCGTCCGGCTCGACTTCCCGCGCCTCGGCACGGTCGTCACCGCCGCCGACCTCGGCCTCACGCCCTCCTGA
- a CDS encoding LysR substrate-binding domain-containing protein, which produces MYDPSQLRTFLAVAQTLSFTQAARRLGLRQSTVSQHVRRLEDAAGRQLFSRDTHSVELTEDGEAMLGFARRILEVHEQAAAFFTGTRVRGRLRFGASEDFVLTRLPEILEGFRHDHPEVDLELTVELSGTLHERLAAGKLDLVLAKRRSEDPLGELVWHDDLVWIGAERLRLDPARPVPLIVYPPPGITRALALEALERQGRDWRIVCTSGSLNGLLAAAQAGLGVMAHSKGLIPPGLFRVPDRAGLPELGRVDFVLVHGPRRSPAQSAADALAAAILTSGARLRRP; this is translated from the coding sequence GTGTACGACCCCTCGCAGCTGCGCACCTTCCTTGCGGTGGCCCAGACGCTCAGCTTCACCCAGGCCGCCCGGCGGCTCGGGCTGCGCCAGTCCACGGTGAGCCAGCACGTGCGCCGTCTGGAGGACGCGGCCGGCCGCCAGCTGTTCTCCCGGGACACGCACTCCGTGGAGCTGACCGAGGACGGCGAGGCGATGCTCGGGTTCGCCCGCCGGATCCTGGAGGTGCACGAGCAGGCGGCGGCCTTCTTCACGGGTACCCGGGTCCGCGGCCGGCTCCGCTTCGGCGCGTCGGAGGACTTCGTCCTGACCCGGCTGCCGGAGATCCTGGAGGGCTTCCGCCATGACCACCCCGAGGTGGACCTCGAACTGACGGTGGAGCTCTCGGGCACCCTGCACGAGCGGCTGGCCGCAGGGAAGCTGGACCTGGTGCTGGCCAAGCGGCGCTCCGAGGACCCGCTGGGCGAGCTGGTCTGGCACGACGACCTGGTGTGGATCGGCGCGGAACGGCTCCGCCTGGACCCCGCGCGCCCGGTCCCGCTGATCGTCTATCCCCCGCCGGGCATCACCCGCGCGCTGGCCCTGGAGGCACTGGAGCGCCAGGGCCGCGACTGGCGCATCGTCTGCACGAGCGGCAGCCTCAACGGCCTGCTCGCGGCGGCCCAGGCCGGTCTGGGCGTGATGGCCCATTCGAAGGGCCTCATCCCCCCGGGCCTGTTCCGCGTCCCGGACCGCGCGGGCCTCCCGGAACTGGGCAGGGTCGACTTCGTCCTCGTACACGGCCCGAGACGTTCACCGGCCCAGTCGGCGGCAGACGCGCTGGCAGCAGCGATCCTGACCAGCGGAGCCCGCCTGCGACGCCCCTAG